From one Halothece sp. PCC 7418 genomic stretch:
- a CDS encoding bifunctional ADP-dependent NAD(P)H-hydrate dehydratase/NAD(P)H-hydrate epimerase, giving the protein MSHQISTDPIEHFVVTATQMAAIEQRIFAAGMPVAALMEKAAGLVTQRVIELYPPSEITKVGILVGPGHNGGDATVVGRELHCQGYQVCLYRPLQKAKELTQAHLNYVQSLGIPMVEDVKGLANCDLIVDGLFGFGMTRPLEGNLADAVETINQWSIPVVSIDIPSGLHTDTGEVLGTAIEANYSFCLGLWKRAFFQDSALAYLGKTERIDFGVSLADVQAVVSEDAVVKQMTVDFARSLLPLPRPLVTHKYKQGHLLIIAGSRQYAGGVILTGLGARASGVGMVSIAAPASLKPMLVTHLPEALIIDCPETENGAIAELPEIARQWNKYSAIALGPGLTLEAKALIPPILEATSPLILDADGLNALAQLDLKTALKPRSETTILTPHPGEFRRLFPDLTANSYHPIETVPTAAQETSAVILLKGARTVIASPDETWVIPESTPALARGGSGDVLTGLLGGLIAQNPNQQPISPAQLTTTAAVWHAQAGIKASLDHSDLGVDAFTLTQYLTQFPASSDQ; this is encoded by the coding sequence ATGAGTCATCAAATCTCTACAGATCCTATTGAACACTTTGTGGTCACTGCAACGCAAATGGCAGCGATCGAGCAACGGATTTTTGCTGCGGGAATGCCAGTGGCTGCACTGATGGAAAAAGCAGCAGGGCTGGTCACACAGCGCGTTATCGAATTATATCCCCCATCCGAGATTACTAAAGTGGGCATCTTGGTCGGACCGGGGCATAATGGTGGCGATGCAACGGTAGTGGGGCGAGAGTTACATTGCCAAGGATATCAGGTTTGTCTGTATCGCCCGTTACAGAAGGCAAAAGAATTAACCCAAGCCCATCTCAATTATGTACAAAGTTTGGGCATTCCCATGGTTGAGGATGTAAAAGGTTTAGCCAACTGTGATTTGATTGTTGACGGTTTATTTGGCTTTGGGATGACTCGCCCTTTAGAAGGAAACTTAGCGGATGCTGTAGAAACGATTAATCAATGGTCTATACCAGTGGTAAGCATTGATATCCCCTCTGGACTGCATACGGATACAGGAGAGGTTTTAGGGACAGCGATTGAGGCAAATTATAGCTTTTGTTTGGGGTTATGGAAACGGGCGTTTTTCCAAGATTCTGCTTTAGCTTATTTAGGAAAGACAGAAAGAATTGATTTTGGTGTCTCTTTGGCTGATGTACAAGCTGTGGTGTCTGAGGATGCAGTTGTGAAGCAGATGACTGTTGATTTCGCGCGATCGCTGCTTCCGCTTCCTCGTCCGCTTGTCACTCATAAGTATAAACAAGGACATTTGCTGATCATTGCGGGATCGCGCCAATATGCAGGCGGAGTGATTTTAACGGGTTTAGGCGCACGGGCGAGTGGGGTGGGAATGGTCAGTATTGCAGCACCCGCTTCCTTAAAACCGATGCTGGTAACTCATCTTCCTGAAGCATTAATTATTGATTGTCCTGAAACCGAAAATGGGGCAATTGCTGAACTTCCTGAAATTGCGCGACAGTGGAACAAGTATAGCGCGATCGCGCTAGGTCCTGGATTAACCTTAGAAGCGAAAGCCCTTATCCCCCCCATTTTAGAAGCAACAAGCCCTTTAATCCTTGATGCCGATGGACTCAACGCCCTCGCTCAATTAGACCTCAAAACGGCTCTAAAACCCCGTTCAGAGACAACAATCCTCACCCCTCACCCTGGGGAGTTTCGACGACTGTTTCCAGACTTGACAGCCAATTCTTACCATCCCATAGAAACTGTTCCCACAGCAGCCCAAGAAACCAGCGCGGTTATTCTTTTAAAAGGGGCAAGAACTGTTATTGCCAGTCCTGATGAAACTTGGGTGATTCCTGAAAGTACCCCAGCCCTAGCCAGAGGGGGAAGTGGCGATGTCCTCACTGGATTATTAGGGGGATTAATCGCACAAAATCCTAACCAGCAACCCATCTCTCCCGCGCAACTAACGACCACAGCAGCCGTTTGGCACGCCCAAGCTGGTATCAAAGCCAGTCTGGATCATAGCGATCTTGGTGTTGATGCCTTTACCCTTACCCAATATTTAACCCAGTTCCCTGCTAGCAGTGACCAGTGA
- the trmH gene encoding tRNA (guanosine(18)-2'-O)-methyltransferase TrmH encodes MGEMKPVLPRRYHRLREVLNRRQTDLTVLLEDVHKPHNFSAIIRTCDAVGVFSAHGVYTEGDVPAFSETAKGSQKWVDIHTHPDLKTAIGHLKNQNHTIYAAHLTENAVDYRQPDYTQPTCILLGAEKWGVSEEAISLVDQAIYIPMFGMVQSLNVSVAAAVILFEAQRQRLAAGQYNQPSFDPETYDRILFQWAYPDLAAMYDEAGKPYPALGEDGQFLIEN; translated from the coding sequence ATGGGTGAAATGAAACCAGTGCTTCCTCGACGTTATCACCGACTCCGCGAAGTTTTGAACCGACGACAGACAGATTTAACGGTCTTGTTGGAGGATGTCCATAAACCCCACAACTTTTCGGCAATTATTCGCACTTGTGATGCGGTTGGGGTCTTTTCTGCTCATGGCGTTTATACAGAAGGAGATGTTCCCGCTTTTAGTGAAACCGCAAAAGGAAGTCAGAAATGGGTGGATATTCACACCCATCCCGACTTAAAAACAGCCATTGGTCATCTCAAAAACCAAAACCATACCATCTACGCAGCCCATCTGACAGAGAATGCAGTTGATTATCGCCAACCCGACTACACTCAACCCACTTGCATTCTTCTCGGTGCGGAAAAGTGGGGCGTTAGTGAAGAAGCCATCTCACTGGTGGATCAAGCGATTTATATTCCCATGTTCGGAATGGTACAGTCTTTAAATGTTTCTGTTGCAGCAGCAGTGATTCTATTTGAAGCACAACGACAGCGACTGGCTGCGGGACAGTATAATCAACCCTCTTTTGATCCAGAAACCTATGATCGCATTTTATTCCAGTGGGCTTATCCTGATTTAGCAGCGATGTATGATGAAGCGGGAAAGCCTTATCCAGCTTTAGGAGAAGATGGACAATTTCTGATCGAGAATTAA
- a CDS encoding ATP-dependent Clp protease proteolytic subunit, with translation MPIGVPRVPYQMPGQPYSDWVNIYDRLYRERIIFLGRGINDSLANQVIAVMLYLDSEDPSKPIYLYINSPGGSVSAGMAIYDTMQHIKSEVVTICVGIAASMGAFLLSAGTKGKRLALPHSRIMIHQPMGGTQGRRQATDIEIEAREILRIREQLDKIMAENTGQTIERIKKDTDRDYFMSAEEAKEYGIIDRVIEDKSV, from the coding sequence ATGCCCATTGGTGTACCTAGAGTTCCCTATCAGATGCCCGGTCAACCCTACAGTGATTGGGTGAATATTTATGATCGTCTCTATCGGGAACGCATTATTTTCCTCGGTCGCGGAATCAACGATAGTTTAGCGAACCAAGTAATCGCGGTCATGCTTTACCTCGATTCTGAAGACCCCAGCAAACCGATTTATCTTTACATTAATTCCCCTGGTGGTTCTGTGAGTGCAGGCATGGCAATTTATGACACCATGCAGCATATTAAATCAGAAGTCGTCACCATTTGTGTCGGAATTGCAGCGTCGATGGGGGCGTTTCTCTTATCTGCTGGGACAAAAGGCAAACGTCTTGCACTTCCTCACTCTCGGATTATGATTCACCAACCGATGGGAGGCACACAAGGAAGACGACAAGCCACGGATATTGAAATTGAAGCGAGAGAAATTCTTCGTATTCGTGAACAACTTGACAAAATCATGGCAGAGAATACGGGTCAAACCATCGAGAGAATCAAAAAAGATACAGATCGTGATTACTTTATGTCTGCTGAAGAAGCCAAGGAATATGGCATCATCGATCGCGTGATTGAGGACAAAAGCGTCTAA
- a CDS encoding RNA-guided endonuclease TnpB family protein: MLRAIKVRLYPTPSQQSQLNQVMGCARYWWNYALALCKQHYKDTGKGLGRTALNAYLPPLKRQEETAFLKECPAQVLQATTLNLTKAYKNFFEGRARYPRFKSFDQRQSCQFPQHVKIVDNKALRLPKMEGLVKAKIHRLFEDGKLKTVTISRTPTGKYYASLLFETQQEKPTPVTEGKVAGIDLGIKEFAIVHDGEKCSKFPNPKNLSKHEKNLKRKQKKLARKQKGSQSRNKARKLVAKVHERVSNTRQDYLHKVSRKIVDNNQVIVVEDLNIKGMVRNHKLAKAISDVSWGMFVNFLDYKLKEKGGVLVEIDRWFPSSKLCSNCHYELESLDLEVREWTCPKCGTHHDRDENASKNIRAEGIRMLSVSGTGTAAVGGDRSPKLGRKVKFGHSPTSIEAPTSMNAGWGSSPGAFFQ, encoded by the coding sequence ATGCTACGAGCAATTAAGGTTAGACTATATCCAACACCTTCTCAGCAGTCCCAACTCAATCAAGTGATGGGATGTGCTAGATATTGGTGGAATTATGCACTAGCCTTATGCAAACAGCATTATAAAGATACAGGGAAAGGCTTGGGACGAACGGCTCTCAATGCTTATCTTCCTCCGTTAAAACGTCAAGAAGAGACTGCCTTCTTGAAAGAGTGTCCTGCTCAAGTTTTGCAGGCTACCACCTTGAACCTTACCAAGGCTTACAAGAACTTTTTTGAAGGGCGTGCAAGATACCCGAGATTCAAAAGTTTTGATCAAAGACAGTCTTGCCAATTCCCTCAGCACGTCAAAATAGTCGATAATAAAGCTCTGAGACTTCCTAAGATGGAAGGACTCGTCAAAGCAAAGATTCATCGACTATTTGAAGATGGGAAGTTAAAGACAGTTACTATTAGTCGGACACCAACTGGAAAGTATTATGCTTCCTTGTTGTTTGAGACTCAACAGGAGAAGCCAACCCCAGTTACAGAAGGTAAGGTAGCGGGAATTGACTTAGGAATTAAAGAGTTTGCCATTGTTCACGATGGCGAGAAATGCTCTAAGTTTCCTAACCCTAAAAATCTATCTAAACATGAGAAAAATCTCAAGCGTAAACAAAAAAAGTTAGCCCGTAAGCAAAAGGGTTCTCAATCAAGAAATAAAGCGAGAAAGCTAGTCGCTAAGGTACACGAACGAGTTAGCAATACCCGCCAAGACTATCTGCATAAGGTATCCCGAAAAATTGTGGATAACAATCAGGTAATCGTAGTGGAAGATTTGAACATCAAGGGTATGGTTCGTAACCACAAACTAGCAAAAGCAATTTCTGATGTGAGTTGGGGAATGTTTGTTAACTTCTTAGACTATAAGCTCAAAGAAAAAGGAGGAGTTCTAGTCGAGATTGACAGATGGTTTCCCAGTTCCAAACTCTGCTCAAACTGCCATTATGAGTTAGAAAGTCTAGACCTAGAAGTAAGGGAATGGACTTGTCCTAAATGCGGAACTCACCATGACCGTGATGAGAACGCATCTAAGAACATTAGAGCAGAAGGAATCAGAATGCTTTCCGTCTCTGGAACGGGGACGGCTGCGGTAGGAGGGGATAGAAGTCCTAAACTTGGTCGTAAGGTTAAGTTTGGGCATTCCCCTACGAGTATCGAAGCCCCAACCTCGATGAACGCAGGTTGGGGTAGTTCACCGGGAGCTTTTTTTCAGTGA
- a CDS encoding ATP-dependent Clp protease proteolytic subunit, whose protein sequence is MNSPIEAVQAPYYGGGNTRTPPPDLPSLLLKERIVYLGLPLVSPDEYKEQLGIDVTELIIAQLLYLQFEDREKPIYMYINSTGTSWYGGESIGFETEAFAICDTINYIAPPVNTICIGQAMGTAAMILSSGTKGYRASLPHATIILNQPRQGAQGQATDIQIRAKEVLANKQAMLEILSKNTGQPAEKIAKDSDRMFYLSPQEAKEYGLIDRVLESTKELPSTAGVLS, encoded by the coding sequence ATGAACTCACCGATTGAAGCTGTGCAAGCCCCTTATTATGGAGGCGGAAACACTCGCACCCCTCCACCTGATTTACCCTCTCTTTTATTAAAAGAACGCATTGTTTATTTAGGTTTACCTCTGGTCTCCCCTGATGAGTATAAAGAACAACTGGGGATTGACGTGACAGAATTGATTATCGCGCAGTTGCTGTACTTGCAATTTGAAGATCGGGAAAAACCGATTTATATGTACATCAACTCCACTGGAACCTCTTGGTATGGTGGAGAATCCATTGGTTTTGAAACCGAAGCCTTTGCTATTTGCGACACCATCAATTACATCGCACCGCCAGTCAATACCATCTGTATTGGTCAAGCAATGGGAACCGCAGCGATGATTCTTTCTTCGGGAACGAAAGGCTATCGCGCTAGCCTTCCCCACGCTACGATTATTCTTAATCAACCGCGTCAGGGCGCACAGGGACAAGCCACGGATATTCAAATTCGGGCAAAAGAAGTTTTAGCGAATAAACAAGCGATGTTGGAGATCTTGTCGAAAAATACAGGTCAACCTGCGGAAAAAATTGCCAAAGACTCCGACCGAATGTTCTATCTCAGTCCACAAGAAGCCAAAGAATATGGACTGATTGATCGCGTTCTCGAAAGCACGAAAGAACTACCTTCTACAGCAGGAGTTCTCAGTTAA